Proteins co-encoded in one Maylandia zebra isolate NMK-2024a linkage group LG16, Mzebra_GT3a, whole genome shotgun sequence genomic window:
- the LOC143413004 gene encoding uncharacterized protein LOC143413004, with product MTPSQWPGKQSARWRSNRRTRRGRTSRASRVEFNEDPRWHTLCCMGPRGPFSHLSPLEGPRGPFSHHRLHRLVRPPSLQLRLVRPQPLQLRLVRPQPQPLFLLRLRLDQLRPQPVLRLVQLRLLLRLVRPQPLQLRLVQSPSVQLRLLLRSPCCLFLRVLRGLSGLHVLSGR from the exons ATGACACCCAGCCAGTGGCCTGGAAAGCAGTCGGCGAGGTGGCGTAGCAaccgcaggaccagacgaggcaggaccagcaGGGCAAGCCGTGTTGAATTTAACGAGGACCCAAGATGGCATACA ctttgctgtatgggtccgaggggcccgttcagccacctgtctccgctggagggtccgaggggcccgttcagccaccaccGGCTccaccgcctggtccggcctccgagtctgcagctccgcctggtccggcctcagcctctgcagctccgtctggtccggcctcagcctcagcctctgTTCCTGCTTCGCCTCCGCCTGGACCAGCTTCGGCCTCAGCCtgtgctacgcctggtccagcttcggcttctgcttcgcctggtccggcctcagcctctgcagctccgcctggtccagtCTCCGAGTGTTCAGCTTCGTCTGCTCCTGAGGTCTCCATGCTGTCTGTTCCTGCGCGTCCTGCGCGGCCTGTCCGGCCTGCACGTTCTGTCCGGCCGATGA